In Deinococcus psychrotolerans, a genomic segment contains:
- a CDS encoding acyltransferase, whose translation MSAPDLTPLASTEQPLEQAPTALTPVDYFRGLAILEVVLHHSSGAARDYAADGSAALLFLTVLNRVLHFAVPGFLFLSAAVLTRSLLKSPNFGRYFWRRVVRGAWPYLLWTVLYLLWSAWLGDRPWDDLLKPEKWQLWLGYGKGNYHLYFLLVALESYVVLPFLLPLARGRLRISAALGLGLAVQIGIYWLNKYALHLLYPASTVLWYLAPVILGTAVGARWNEFQDWWTLRRSRVLLFTAAALALHLPLALAFLDGARINPWLYSASGWAYTTPMALVVLGAGYSLWQRGRLKWVGVLGGFSLQIYLIHPAILEGLESLLPTEGVAGLGAAPALPMFALMVLVSLALPFGMAKLLARLKLSGLFFGR comes from the coding sequence ATGTCTGCGCCCGACCTCACTCCCCTTGCCAGCACCGAGCAGCCACTGGAGCAAGCCCCAACCGCCCTGACTCCGGTGGATTATTTTCGGGGCTTGGCAATTTTGGAAGTGGTCTTGCACCATTCTTCCGGCGCGGCCCGCGACTACGCAGCAGACGGCTCGGCGGCGCTGCTGTTTTTGACTGTACTCAACCGGGTGCTGCATTTCGCCGTTCCCGGCTTCCTCTTTTTGTCGGCGGCGGTGCTGACCCGTAGCCTGCTGAAGTCGCCCAACTTCGGGCGCTACTTCTGGCGGCGGGTCGTGCGCGGCGCGTGGCCGTATTTGCTGTGGACGGTGCTGTACTTGCTGTGGAGCGCTTGGCTGGGCGACCGGCCCTGGGACGATTTGCTGAAGCCTGAAAAGTGGCAACTCTGGCTGGGCTACGGCAAAGGCAATTACCATCTGTACTTTTTGCTGGTGGCACTCGAATCCTATGTGGTACTGCCCTTTTTGCTGCCGCTGGCCCGAGGTCGCCTGAGAATCTCGGCGGCGCTGGGGCTGGGGTTGGCGGTGCAAATCGGCATCTACTGGCTCAACAAATACGCCCTGCACCTGCTGTATCCGGCGTCTACGGTGCTGTGGTACTTGGCTCCGGTGATTTTGGGCACGGCGGTGGGCGCACGCTGGAATGAATTTCAGGACTGGTGGACACTGCGCCGCAGCCGCGTGTTGCTCTTTACCGCCGCCGCGCTGGCCCTGCACTTGCCGCTGGCACTGGCCTTTTTGGACGGAGCACGGATCAACCCCTGGCTCTACAGCGCCTCGGGCTGGGCTTATACCACGCCGATGGCGCTGGTGGTGCTGGGCGCAGGCTACAGCTTGTGGCAGCGCGGGCGGCTCAAATGGGTGGGGGTGCTGGGCGGCTTTTCGCTCCAGATTTACCTGATTCACCCGGCGATTCTGGAAGGTCTGGAAAGTCTCTTGCCCACCGAAGGTGTCGCCGGACTGGGCGCTGCACCTGCGCTGCCGATGTTCGCGCTGATGGTGCTGGTGTCGCTGGCGCTGCCATTCGGGATGGCCAAGCTGCTGGCCCGCTTAAAGCTGAGTGGACTGTTCTTTGGGCGCTGA
- a CDS encoding thioredoxin domain-containing protein, protein MNRPPNRLAQESSPYLRQHQDNPVDWYPWGEEAFAAARERDVPLLLSVGYSTCHWCHVMAHESFENAQIAEFMNAHFVNIKIDREERPDVDGIYMSAVQALTGSGGWPMTVFALPSGEPFYAGTYFPPQDRQGLPSFARLLSSMATTWQEQREKILGNAEAVTAHLREQTPPQTESPLPEDFLTQGVENLSRVYDARYGGFGRAPKFPAPTTLSFLLTQPQGRDMALATLTMMGRGGIYDQLGGGWHRYSVDQYWLVPHFEKMLYDNAQLTRTLLSAYQVSQNPDFLRLARETLSYLEREMLGPEGGFYSAQDADQNGIEGQFFVWTPQELKLLGEDAEWVQAYFGVTPEGNFQDPHRPEFGRRSVLSVPKDLGVLAAELGRDETELSEKLARARQLLFEERQKRTPPGTDDKILTSWNGLALGAFAEAARITAEPHFLEIAKQNAEFVWKHLRDPDGGLLHTYKSGVAKVRGLLEDQALYGLGLVSLYQAGGDLKHLHWARELWQFCAAHFWDEDAGLFYSTGGPAEKLLTRQAQAFDSAVMSDNAAAALLGMWMSRYFAGETEGERLARRTVQTFGDQMLSAAGGFGGLWQVAAFLDSPHTEVALLGTPEQRRPLEVELARHFLPFSVIAPAAIGGGLEVLEHRSGAGVAYVCVNRACDLPTSQVDVLAQQLGKISGER, encoded by the coding sequence ATGAACCGCCCACCCAACCGTCTGGCCCAAGAATCCAGCCCTTATCTGCGCCAGCACCAAGACAATCCGGTGGACTGGTATCCGTGGGGCGAGGAAGCTTTCGCCGCCGCCCGTGAGCGCGACGTGCCGCTGCTGCTGAGCGTGGGCTACTCGACTTGCCACTGGTGCCACGTGATGGCGCACGAGAGCTTTGAAAACGCGCAGATCGCCGAGTTTATGAACGCGCATTTCGTGAATATCAAAATAGACCGCGAGGAGCGCCCCGACGTGGACGGAATTTATATGAGCGCGGTGCAGGCGCTGACCGGCTCCGGCGGCTGGCCGATGACGGTGTTCGCCCTGCCCAGCGGCGAGCCGTTTTATGCCGGAACGTATTTTCCGCCGCAAGACCGCCAGGGCCTGCCCAGTTTTGCCCGCTTGCTGAGCAGCATGGCGACGACTTGGCAAGAGCAGCGGGAAAAGATTCTGGGCAACGCCGAGGCCGTCACCGCCCACCTGAGAGAGCAGACGCCGCCGCAAACCGAGTCGCCGCTGCCGGAAGACTTTCTGACGCAGGGTGTGGAGAACCTCAGCCGCGTGTATGACGCCCGCTACGGCGGATTTGGCCGCGCTCCCAAGTTTCCCGCACCCACCACGCTGAGCTTCTTGCTGACTCAGCCGCAGGGGCGGGACATGGCGCTGGCCACCCTGACCATGATGGGACGCGGCGGGATCTACGACCAGCTCGGCGGCGGCTGGCACCGCTACAGCGTGGATCAGTACTGGTTGGTGCCGCACTTCGAGAAGATGCTCTACGACAACGCCCAACTGACCCGCACGCTGCTCAGCGCTTATCAGGTCAGCCAAAACCCTGATTTCTTGCGCCTTGCCCGCGAAACCCTGAGCTACCTGGAGCGCGAGATGCTGGGGCCGGAGGGTGGGTTTTACAGTGCCCAAGACGCCGACCAAAACGGCATCGAGGGCCAATTCTTTGTCTGGACGCCGCAGGAACTCAAGCTTCTGGGCGAGGACGCTGAGTGGGTTCAGGCTTACTTCGGCGTGACGCCGGAAGGCAATTTCCAAGACCCCCACCGTCCCGAGTTTGGGCGGCGCAGCGTGCTGAGCGTGCCGAAAGACCTCGGCGTGCTGGCCGCCGAACTGGGCCGAGACGAAACGGAGCTGAGCGAGAAGCTGGCCCGCGCCAGACAACTCCTCTTTGAGGAGCGCCAAAAGCGCACGCCCCCCGGCACCGACGACAAAATCCTGACTTCCTGGAACGGACTGGCGCTGGGGGCTTTTGCCGAAGCGGCCCGCATCACCGCTGAGCCTCACTTTCTGGAGATTGCCAAGCAAAATGCCGAGTTTGTCTGGAAGCATTTGCGCGATCCGGACGGCGGCCTGCTGCACACTTACAAATCCGGAGTGGCCAAAGTGCGCGGCCTCTTGGAAGATCAAGCGCTTTACGGGCTGGGCTTGGTTTCTCTTTATCAAGCGGGCGGCGACCTTAAACATCTGCACTGGGCGCGGGAACTCTGGCAGTTTTGCGCTGCTCACTTCTGGGACGAGGACGCGGGCTTGTTTTACTCCACGGGCGGCCCCGCCGAGAAGTTGCTGACCCGGCAGGCGCAGGCCTTCGACTCGGCGGTGATGAGCGACAACGCCGCCGCCGCGCTGCTGGGAATGTGGATGTCACGCTATTTTGCGGGGGAAACCGAGGGCGAACGGCTGGCTAGGCGAACTGTGCAGACCTTTGGCGATCAGATGCTCAGCGCGGCGGGGGGCTTCGGGGGCCTGTGGCAAGTCGCGGCCTTTTTGGATTCGCCGCACACCGAAGTGGCCCTACTCGGCACGCCGGAGCAGCGCCGCCCGCTGGAAGTTGAATTGGCCCGTCACTTTTTGCCGTTCAGCGTGATCGCTCCAGCGGCCATCGGCGGCGGCTTGGAGGTGCTGGAACACCGCAGCGGCGCGGGGGTGGCGTATGTCTGTGTTAACCGCGCCTGCGATTTGCCGACCTCGCAGGTGGACGTGCTGGCCCAGCAATTGGGCAAGATCAGCGGGGAGCGGTGA
- a CDS encoding transglutaminase-like domain-containing protein: MSAPAPALPLTEIIRVRVGFSLTFDVPFPTPMLFVVEPQERPGQRLLQSRRLIEPGEGVTHLHRYFDAHGNVIWRMLAQPGTLTISHDVMAEVSGRPDPQFPDLPKTLVEDLPDDTLRFLLPSRYADSDLLAAEAWERFGHIQGGWAQVQAISDHLYGSCMYGVGSNSTTTAQQAYASGKAVCRDFAHMGVAFCRALNIPARYACGYLGDIGIPPDGVPMDFHAWFEAFIDGQWRTFDARHNKPRIGRILIATGRDAADVAFTTTFGAARLTQMTVWADQVQLDAELPEDGQPHDYWE, translated from the coding sequence ATGTCTGCGCCCGCGCCAGCTCTACCCCTGACCGAGATCATCCGCGTTCGCGTGGGCTTTTCACTCACGTTCGACGTGCCGTTTCCCACCCCGATGCTGTTTGTGGTCGAACCGCAAGAGCGCCCCGGCCAGCGGCTGTTGCAGTCGCGCCGCCTGATTGAGCCGGGAGAGGGCGTAACCCATCTGCACCGCTATTTTGACGCCCACGGCAACGTGATCTGGCGCATGCTGGCCCAGCCCGGCACCTTGACCATCAGCCATGACGTGATGGCCGAAGTCTCAGGGCGGCCCGATCCTCAGTTTCCCGATTTGCCCAAGACGCTGGTGGAAGACTTGCCCGACGACACCTTGCGCTTTTTGCTGCCGAGCCGGTATGCAGATTCGGATTTGCTGGCCGCCGAAGCCTGGGAGCGCTTTGGGCATATTCAAGGCGGCTGGGCGCAGGTGCAGGCCATTTCCGATCACCTCTACGGAAGCTGCATGTACGGCGTGGGCAGCAATTCCACCACCACGGCCCAGCAGGCTTACGCTTCGGGCAAAGCGGTGTGCCGCGACTTCGCGCACATGGGCGTGGCCTTTTGCCGGGCGCTCAATATTCCTGCCCGCTACGCCTGCGGCTACCTCGGCGACATCGGCATTCCGCCTGACGGCGTGCCGATGGATTTTCACGCTTGGTTTGAAGCCTTCATTGACGGCCAGTGGCGCACCTTTGATGCCCGTCACAACAAGCCCCGGATTGGCCGCATCCTGATCGCCACTGGGCGCGACGCGGCGGACGTGGCCTTTACCACCACCTTTGGCGCGGCAAGGCTGACCCAGATGACGGTGTGGGCCGATCAAGTGCAGCTGGACGCCGAACTGCCTGAAGACGGGCAACCCCACGACTACTGGGAATAA
- a CDS encoding alpha/beta hydrolase, which translates to MRSRLFTLLLGLTLSGAAAMNGLPSSALSAPALTPTTLSAFAGQSVYLLPEDGVLLVPPGCRTQACPLLTLSHTRGRTPLELLNSPSFQPFVRRLLAAKLPVLLSAEGGPDGWGGPEALWQLTRDHTLSRSVFKFSGRTYALGVSMGGMSALRAAVDAVFEVQGLILIDGRVNLKDAWLSGKSRKPELSAAYGLGGRPPAAHEDPLGSLPKSFRLPLLVFGSPQDETVNFARNGAALYAKAAGSGSSLIRTAGPHLGGSHLSPQVADQVVAFVQELQARK; encoded by the coding sequence ATGCGTTCACGGCTTTTCACTCTTCTCTTGGGCCTTACGCTCAGCGGCGCGGCGGCCATGAACGGACTGCCGTCTTCGGCGCTGTCTGCTCCGGCACTGACCCCCACGACCCTCAGCGCCTTTGCCGGGCAGAGCGTTTACCTGCTGCCGGAAGACGGCGTGCTGCTGGTGCCGCCGGGGTGCCGCACGCAGGCCTGCCCGCTGCTGACCTTGTCGCACACGCGCGGGCGCACCCCGCTGGAACTGCTGAACAGCCCCAGTTTTCAGCCGTTCGTGCGCCGGTTGCTGGCTGCCAAGTTACCGGTGCTGCTCTCCGCCGAGGGCGGCCCCGACGGCTGGGGCGGGCCGGAAGCGCTGTGGCAACTCACCCGCGACCACACGCTGTCGCGCTCGGTTTTCAAGTTCTCGGGCCGCACCTACGCGCTGGGCGTTTCGATGGGCGGGATGTCGGCGCTGCGGGCAGCCGTGGACGCGGTGTTTGAAGTTCAGGGGCTGATCCTGATCGACGGGCGGGTCAACCTTAAAGACGCCTGGCTCAGCGGCAAGTCGCGCAAGCCGGAACTCAGCGCCGCTTACGGACTGGGAGGCCGCCCGCCCGCCGCGCACGAAGACCCGCTCGGCTCGCTGCCCAAAAGTTTCCGGCTGCCGCTGCTGGTGTTCGGCAGCCCGCAAGACGAAACCGTCAACTTTGCCCGCAACGGCGCGGCGCTGTATGCCAAAGCGGCGGGCAGCGGCAGTTCACTGATCCGCACGGCTGGCCCGCACCTCGGCGGCTCGCACCTCAGCCCACAGGTGGCCGATCAGGTGGTGGCCTTCGTTCAGGAGTTGCAGGCGCGGAAGTAA